Proteins encoded by one window of Mercenaria mercenaria strain notata chromosome 4, MADL_Memer_1, whole genome shotgun sequence:
- the LOC128556116 gene encoding serine/threonine-protein phosphatase 6 regulatory ankyrin repeat subunit B-like: protein MCSSVTEVLETDLLISMILAIKRGDQYMIENLAKLGAPVGDLNVMLMAFKMADRDIVTFLLDLADRNISSYRKNGKSPLILFVEENNIEAVKCLLNSKHFTENEIDFQSEDDPCNETALHKACKNNQEKIVEQLLLANPNLLLRDVNGYCPIHVAALTGNVEIVEQLLKHNMKQADYPVNLSDNLKHVKLYHIAVWKEDADVIELLERLGISPGCTDDDQKKSPLMFAIQEERCQIVMKLADISVKHEVHNMSDHRGNTALHIAIEKLPYLKDPKESEVYKEVISFLCQTGINVFTANLEGKSALMLAEESKQFDVMSKLERYKFSSSSLSQETETEQNASECDDASPTPAKRVKHA, encoded by the coding sequence ATGTGTTCTTCTGTAACAGAAGTGTTAGAAACGGATCTTTTGATTTCAATGATTTTGGCAATCAAACGAGGCGATCAATACATGATCGAAAACCTAGCCAAACTTGGAGCTCCAGTTGGTGATCTAAACGTCATGCTTATGGCATTTAAAATGGCTGATAGAGATATTGTAACGTTTTTGTTGGATCTTGCTGACAGAAACATCAGCAGTTACAGAAAGAATGGCAAAAGTCCATTGATTCTCTTTGTTGAAGAAAACAATATTGAAGCCGTTAAGTGCCTGCTCAACAGCAAGCACTTCACTGAAAATGAGATCGATTTTCAAAGTGAAGATGATCCATGCAACGAAACTGCATTACACAAAGCATGCAAGAACAATCAAGAGAAAATAGTAGAGCAGCTACTACTGGCAAATCCAAATCTCTTGCTAAGAGATGTGAATGGATATTGTCCAATTCACGTAGCAGCATTGACTGGAAATGTCGAAATAGTAGAACAACTTTTGAAGCACAACATGAAACAAGCTGATTACCCTGTCAATTTGTCTGACAACCTGAAACATGTCAAACTGTATCACATTGCCGTCTGGAAGGAAGATGCTGATGTTATTGAACTGCTGGAGCGGCTGGGTATATCACCAGGTTGTACAGATGATGATCAGAAAAAATCTCCATTAATGTTTGCCATACAAGAAGAAAGATGTCAAATTGTCATGAAACTGGCTGATATATCAGTAAAGCACGAGGTTCACAACATGTCTGATCACAGAGGCAATACAGCATTGCATATTGCCATtgagaaattgccatatttaaaaGATCCAAAGGAATCCGAAGTATATAAAGAAGTAATTTCGTTTCTTTGCCAAACTGGTATAAATGTTTTTACGGCAAATTTGGAAGGAAAGTCCGCTTTGATGTTGGCCGAAGAAAGTAAACAGTTTGATGTTATGTCAAAGTTAGAGAGATACAAATTCAGCAGTTCTTCATTGTCACaggaaactgaaactgaacaaaatGCTTCTGAGTGTGATGATGCAAGTCCTACCCCTGCGAAAAGAGTAAAACATGCATAA